The nucleotide window CGGGAGCGGCTGAGGCGGGAGGTCGAATCGCTGCGGTCGGCTCTCGGACCGAGCGCCGCGTCGCCGGGCATCGTCGCCGCCTCCGACGCGATGCAGGCCGCGCTCGACGTGGTGGCCAAGGTCGCGCCGCACACGACGACCGTGCTCATCACGGGGCCGAGCGGGACGGGCAAGGAGGTGCTCGCCCGCGAGCTGCACCGCCTGTCCCCGCGGGCGGAGCGGTCGTTCGTCGCCGTCAACTGCGCGGCCATCCCCGAGGCGCTGCTCGAGTCCGAGCTGTTCGGGCACGTGCGCGGGGCCTTCACCGGCGCGGTCGGCGATCACCGGGGACTGTTCGAGGAAGCGTCGGGCGGCACGCTGTTCCTGGACGAGATCGGCGACCTGCCCACCGGCCTGCAGGCGAAGCTGCTGCGCGTGCTCCAGGACGGCCAGATCCGGCGGGTCGGCGACCGCGCCGAGCGCCGGGTGGACGTCCGGGTGGTGACCGCCACGGCACGCGACCTCGAGGCGGACGTGGCGGACGGGCGGTTCCGCGAAGACCTCTATTATCGGCTCAACGTCGTGGCCATCCGGTTGCCGCCCCTCAGCGAGCGCCCGGAGGACGTCCCGCCGCTGATCGACAACCTGCTGGCACGGCACTGCGGCCGGCTGGGCCGGAGCGCCCCGGAGATCGAGCCGGACGCCCTGCGCACGCTGCTGGACTACTCCTGGCCGGGCAACGTGCGCGAGCTGTCCAACGCCCTCGAGCGCGCGCTGGTGATCGCCCGCGGCGGCGTGATCCGCCGCGCGGACCTGCCTCCGGCCGTCGTCGGCGGGGAGCCGCGGCGGCCGGCCGGGCGCCCGGCTGTCGCGTCCGATCTGTCGCTCCGGGCGCGCCAGGGCCAGCTCCAGGGCGAGGTGATCCGCGAAGCGCTGCGGCGCTGCGACGGCAACCGCCGGAAGGCCGCCGCCCTCCTCGGCGTCTCGGTGCGCACGCTGTTCTACAAGCTCAAGGAGCTCGGCATCACCGAGGGCTGATCGGCGGCGCGCGTTCGAGCGCGCCGCGCCACGATGGACGGGTGACGGTCGCCGCGTGTCACACCGCATCCTTGGCGCGTGAGCCGCACCCGGGGCTTCCTGCTGATCGAGGTGGTCGTCGCCGTCCTGATGGTGACGGTGGGCCTCATCGCGCTCGCCGCCACGGCCGGTGCCGTGGCGCGGATGGCGGGGCAGGGCCAGCGACGGGGCGGCGCCGGGATCGCCGCCGCTTCGCGACTCGAGGTGCTGCGCAGCGGCGGCTGCGCGTCGCTGGCCGGCGGCCGGGACTCCGCCGGTGCGTACCTGCTGCAATGGACCGTCACCACGCAGGGCGCCGTGCGCACCATCCAACTCGCCGTCGGCTACCCGGATGGACGGGACGTGCGCTCCGACCGGTTCGAGGCCGTCGAGTGGTGTCCATGAGCGCGCTGCGCGGCCGCGAGGTGGGCGTCACGCTGGTCGAGCTGCTGATTGGGCTCGTCCTGGGGGGCGTGGTCGTGGGCACGGTCGGCCGGGTCCTGCAGGACAATCAGCGCTTCTACCGATCGGAATCGCAGGTCATGGACGTCGAGGACGGCCTGCGCGCGGTGGCGCAGCTGCTCCCCGCCGAGCTGCGCGAGCTCGACGCGCGCGGCGGCGACCTCGTTGCCATCGGCCCGGATTCGGTCGGCATCCGCGCGACGCGGAGCCTCGCCGTGACCTGCGCGCCGGCGGACCCCGCGGCCGGGGTGGTGGTCCTCGCGGACAGCCTCACGTTCGGCTGGCGCGCGATCGATCCTTCGCGCGATCGCGCGCTCGTCTTCCGCGACGGCGATCCCGACACGGCCGACGACGACCGGTGGGTGGAGTTCGGCGTCGTGGGCGTCGGCGCCGGCCGCTGCGACGACGGAGGGCCGGGGACGTCCGTGCGCCTGGCCGGCGCGACGGCCGACCTCGACGGCGTGCCACCCGGCTCGCCGGTTCGGACCTACGAGCGCGTGGTGTACCGCAGCTACACCGACGACCAGGGGCAGGCCTGGCTGGGTGAGCGCGGCTACGGCGGGGGCGCCTGGTCGTCGCTGTCGCCCGTGGCGGGACCGCTGCGGCGGGTCGGCGGACTGTCGTTCACCTTCTACGATTCCGCCGGAGCGCCCGCCGCGGACCCCGGCGCCGTCGCCCGCATCGGCATCACGGTCCGCGGGCTGAGCGCCACCCCGATCGAAATCCCGGGCCGCACCACGTCGGGCCGGCAGTACGAGGATTCGGTCGCGGTGCAGGTCGCCCTGCGAAACAACTAGGATGCCCGTGACGAGCCACCCCCCGTCCGGCAGCCGCGGTTTCGCCCTGGCGGTGTCGCTGTTCGCACTCGTGCTGCTCGGGGCCCTGGTCGCGGGAGCGTTCTTCTCGGCCCGCCAGGCCATGCGCCTCGGGACGAACGTGCGGGACAGCCAGCGGGCGCTGGCCGCCGCGGAGGCCGGTCTCGCCGCAGCGCTCGGCGGATGGAGATCCGCCGCCTTCGGCGCGCTCCCTCCGGGCCGCTCGTCCGTCTTCTCCGGCATGCTGCCCGGTGGCACGGGGTCGTATGCCGGGACCGTCCTGCGGCTCAATCGCGGGCTGTTCCTCGTCCGATCCACCGGAACGGATGCCGGCGGCGTCTCCCGGCGAACGGTGGCGTGGCTGGTCCGCCCCGCGCCGGCGGCTCTCGCCGTCGCTGCGGCGCTGACCGTGACGGAGGGGCTCGAGCTGGGCAGCGGAATCGCCGTCGACGGAGAAGACCAGACGGTGGGACCGGGTTGCGCGGCGGCCGGCGGCGCGATGCCGGGCATCCTCGTCGCGGGTGCGACGCGGGTCCTGTTCACCGGTTGCGCCGACTCCTCGTGCGTTCGCGGCAGTCCCCCCTTCCGCGTCGCGAGCGCGGGGGAAGACTCCGCGGCGCGCGCGGCCGCGGACGGAGCGTGGGCGACGCTGGGGGCGGCGGCGGTCAAGGTGTACGAGGCGGGCGACTTGCCCCTCGAGCACCCGCAGCCGGTGGGAACGGCGACGGCCTGCGATACGGCGGTGCGCGAGAATTGGGGAGGGGCCTCCGTGCCGGGCTGCGCGCACTACTATCCGATCGTCCTGGCGCGGGGGAGCCTGCGCCTGGTGGGAGGCAGCGGACAAGGCATCCTGCTGGTGACGGGCGATTTGAGCGTCGACGGGGGCTTCATCTTCGAGGGCCCCGTCGTCGTTGGCGGGAGGCTCGTGGTCGAGGGCTCCGGCGGGCACTTCCTGGGCGGCGTCAGGGCGAGGAGCGCCACTCTCACGCCATCGGCGGCGGGGAGCGCAGAGCTGGTGTTTTCGCGCTGCGCGCTGGCCAACGCCCTTCTCTCGAACGCGCCGGCAAATCCCCTGGCCGAGCGCTCCTTTTCCGAGCTGTACTAGGGGCACGCTCGGTGTAAGTCGCTGATTGGGCGGTATTTCGGCTTCCTGGCTTCAAGTATCTTGACAAACTCCGTGGCCGGACGCTATCGTAGAGCGCCTTCTGGCCCTATTTTCGTCTATCTTCTTGCACCCTAAACGGATATGGCACCCTTCGGTCGAAAGAAGCGGACGGTGGGCCTCGACATCGGCAGCGGGCTGATCAAGCTCGTCGTCATCGAGCACGGCAAGGCCCAACCGGAACTGGTCAAGGTGGCAATCACGCCGGTCTTGGCGGATGCGATCGTCGAGGGCGAGGTGATGGACCCTGGGATCGTGGCGGATGCGGTCCGGGGTCTGTTCGTCACGGCCGCCATCAAGCAGAAGGCCGTGGTGACGGCCGTGGGTGGCCGCGACGTGATCGTCAAGAAGATCCAGATGGACCGGATGAAGGAGTCGGACGCGCGCGAGGTGATCCGCTGGGAGGCGGAACAGCACGTGCCGTTCGACATGGAGAACGTGGAGCTCGATTTCCAGATTCTGGATCCCGAGGGCGAAGGGCTCCAGATGAACGTGCTGCTGGTCGCGGCCAAGCGGGAGCTGGTGGAGAACAAGGTGTCGCTGCTGACGGACGCCGGGCTCACGCCGGACATCATCGACGTCGACGCCTTCGCCCTGCACAACGCGTTCGAGCTCAATTATCCGGACGAGCAGGCCGGCATGGTGGGGCTGCTCAACATCGGTCACGAAGTGACGAACATCAACATCCTCGAAGACGGCGTTCCGATTCTGACCCGGGATCTCGCGATCGGGACCCGCCGGTTCCGCGAGGACCTGCAGCGGGAGCGGGGCATGGGGGCGGAGGAAGCGGACGCGCTGCTGCAGGCGCGGGACCGCAACCCGGCGGTGGATCCGTACGTGGAGACGCGCGGCGAGGAGATGGCGGTCGGCATCGAGCGGGCGGCCGCGTTCCTCCAGACGGCGAGCCGCAGCGGCGTGGCGATGGGTCGGATTTACATGTCGGGCGGCGGGGCGCGCATTCCGGGCCTGGGCGAGGTGCTGGCCGACCGCCTGCGGGTGCCGGTCGAGAAGGCCGACCCCATCAAGAACGTCACGGTGCGGGAAGGCGTCTTCGACACCCTCCCGGTCGAGGAAGTCGGGCCCCTGCTGATGTTGCCGGTGGGTCTGGCCCTTCGGGCCGCATAGGACACGGACGAGCGACGCCATGATTGCGATCAATCTTCTTCCGGGCGCGAAGCGGAAGCGGGCCAAGGGTGGCGGCATCGCGCTGCCGAACGTCGGCGCCATGCTGGCGGCGGTCAAGGACCCGTGGCTGGTGGCCGCGATCGCGGCCTGGGTCGTGGTGGGCGGGCTCGGCACGCCGCTGTACCTGCGGCGCCAGTCGCAGGTCCGTGCGCTCGAGCCCAGGCTCCAGACCGCCAAGCGCGACAGCGTCACCTACGCGGGCATCCTGAACCGCCGGCACCGCATGGAGCAGACGCGCGACTCCCTGCTGGCGGAGATGCAGTACATCCGGGACATCGACCGCGATCGCTACGTCTGGCCGCACATCCTGGATGCGGTGGCCAAGGCGCTGCCAGACTACACCTGGCTCGACGACCTTTCCGGCCGGACGGCGGAAGGCGACACGGCCGTCGGCGGCGGCGCGTCGTTCACCGTCCAGGGGAAGACCGCCGGCGAGGCGCAGGCGGTCACCCGCTTCATGCGCAACCTGGAGGAGTCGCCGTTCGTCGAGGGCGTGACGCTCGTCTCGAGCGCGATGGTGACCGAGCAGGGGCGGGACGTCACCAGCTTCACGCTCAACGCGCACTACCAGATGCCGTCCCCTTCGATCCTGGCGATGGAGCCGCTGGCCGCGTCGATCGTGCAAGGCGTGCGTTCCGGCGGCGGCACGAGGCGATAGCTCATGGCCCTCATTCCGCAGGATCGGCGCGGCCAGACCCTCCTCCTGGTGACGGTGGTGGCCCTGGTCGTCGGCTACTTCGGGTGGTCGGGGCTGTCGCTGGCGGGCCTGCGCGGGATCGGCCCGATGGGCGTGCGCCGCGACTCGCTCCAGACCGAGCTCGACTCCCTCATCGCCCAGGTCGACCGCGCCAAGCGGGACGTGGCGCAGGGCGCGCTCACCGAGATGGAGCGGCGGCTCGGGGAGTTCCAGACCAGCCTGAACCTCATGCGCCAGCTGGTCCCGACGTCGTCGGAGGTGCCGAACCTCCTGGACGACATCGCCAGCCGCGCCAAGATGCGCGGGGCGACCTTCGCGGGCTTCACGCCGCAGACCGTGGAGTCGGGTTCGCCGTTCGACATCCAGCGCTACCGCCTGTCGGCGACGGGGCAGTACGACCAGGTCTCGGAGTTCCTCACGGACATCGCGAGCCTGCCGCGGATCATCGTCCCGTACGATGTGCACTTCCAACGGGTCCAGGGACCGGTCGCCGACACCAGCAAGACCCAGGCGCTGCTGCAGGCGACGTTCGCCGTCCGTACGTACGTGAAGCCGTTGGCGGCGGGTGACTCGACCGGTGCGCCGCCGCCGGCGCCGCGAGGTGGCGATGACTAGCCGGAGGTGGTGCCTCGGCGTGGCCGCGCTGGCGTTGCTCGGCCCGGTGGCGGCGCGCGCCCAGCGGGCGCCGGCCGCCAGGGCCGGTGCGGCCGCGCCGGGCCGGCCGAGCGTGCGCCGCGACACGTCGCTGGTGGGCATCGACACCACCGGCGGCAGGGTGGAGTACCGCCGCGAGGTCTATCACTACAGCGGCGGCTCCCGCGATCCGTTCCTGACGCTCATCAGCTCGAGCGACGTGCGCCCGACGCTCGCGGACCTGCGGCTGGTGTCCGTCATCTACGACCCGCACTACGGCCGCAGCGTGGCCGTGGTTCGCGAGGCGCCGGGCGACAAGATCCACCGCCTGAAGCGCGGCGACACCGTCGGCCGGCTGCGGGTGCTCCAGATCCGCCAGTACGAGGTCGTCTTCCAGATCGAGGAGTTCGGGTTCGAGCGTCAGGAAGTGCTGTCGCTCCAAAGGCAAGCGGAGGCCAATCCATGAAGCGAGCCCTCATCATCGCGTGCGTCGGCCTGGCCCTTGGGGCCGCCGCCGCGTCACGGCTCGCCGCCGTGCCCGCAACCCCGCCGCCCCATGCGGGACCGGGCGACGTGACGGCCGTGAGCGTGCTGCCGAGCCCGGGGCGGGCGGAGGTGGCGATCGACGTGCAGGGCGTCGTGCACGTCTCGGATTTCGTGCTGCGCGAGCCGGCCCGGCTGGTGCTGGACCTGGTGGGCGCGCACCTCGTGGCGCCGACGATCCAGTACGACGGCGTCGCCCGCGGCGGGATCCGGGACGTCCGCTACTCGCAGTTCCGCTCCGACGTCGTGCGCGTCGTGGTCGAGCTGGACCAGGCGCGCGACTACCAGGTGCGCCAGGACAGCGCCGGGGTGCACGTGACCTTCGCGGCGAGCCAGGCGTTCGCCGCCTGGTCGAGCGACGGCGCGCGCAACGCGGCCGCCGCGCTGCCCGCGGCCATTCCCGCGCATGCGCCGGCGGCTCCGGCCGCGGTCGCGCCCGCGCCGGCCGCGACGGCCGACGTCGAGAACGCCGTGCTGCGCAGCCAGCTCCGCTCGCCCTCGCAGCAGCCGCGCATCAGCGTGACCTTCGACCGCGCGAGCATCCAGGAAGTCATCGCCAACTTCGCGACCTTCTCCGGCCGCTCCATCATCGCCGGCAAGGACATCTCCGGCACGGTCACGGCCGAAATCAAGGACCAGCCCTGGGACCTGGCGTTCAACGCGGTGCTCGCCGGCCAGGGCCTGGCCGCCACCGAGCTGCCGGGCGGCATCATCCGGGTGGACAGCCGGGCCAACCTCGCGGCGCAGGATTCCCTCGAAGGCACCGCGACGACCATCGTGCACGTCAACTACGCCCGGGCGTCCGTGCTCGCACCGTCGGTCGCGCCGATGCTGTCGCGGCGCGGCAAGGTGGCGCCGGACACGACCACCAACTCGCTGATCGTCACCGACATCGCCTCGCAGATCGACACCATCGCGGCGTTCATCCGCGCGCTGGACCAGCGCACCCCGCAGGTGGCCATCCAGGCGAAGATCATCTTCGTGGACCGGACCGAGCTCGAAGAGATCGGGATGCGCTACGACCTCGGGACGTCCAGCCAGTTCTTCAACACCCTGATCGCGCGGCCGAACCCGCAGGACACGACGGGCAACACGCCCTACGACCCCACCCGTACGCCGCTGGTGGTGAACATCGGCGGTAACGCGGTGGCGGCGGTCGCCAACGCCTCGGCGCAGTTCGAGCAGAATCCGGCGCTGCGGCTCGTGTACTCGACGGTGATCGGCAACTTCGCGCTGTCGAGCTTCCTCGAGGCGCTGCAGTCGGTCCAGCTCTCGGACATCCAGGCCGAGCCGCAGGTCACGGTCGCCGACAACCGCCAGGCCGACCTGTTCGTCGGCGAGCGCACGCCGATCCGCCAGATCGACGTCGCGAGCGCCGGTGCGACGGCGACCGGCGGCGCGGTGGCGCGGGCCACCACCCAGCTGCAGCCCACCGGCATCCGGCTGACCGTCACGCCGCACGTGGTGGCGGGCACCCGCGAGGTGCTGATGGAGCTGCACGCCGAGAACTCGTCCCTTCAGGCGTCCACCATCGCCGAGGCCGGATTCGTCTTCGCGTCGCAGGAGGGCACGACCCAGCTGCTGGTGCGGGACGGCGAGACCGCGGTCATCGGCGGCCTGACCGTGACCAACATCACGGTGGCCAACCAGGGCATCCCGTTCCTGGTGGACCTGCCGGTCCTCGGCCGGCTGTTCGGCTTCCGGACCAGCCAGGAGGAGCGGCGCGACCTGCTGATTCTCGTGACCCCACACATCATCGACGATCTGGGCTCCGGTGCACCCGACAACCGCTAGTTCCGTGCTGCGCCTCGTGGCGCGAGCGGCAGCCCTCGCGGGCTGCGTCTTCGCTGTGGCCGTATGCGGCGAACAGGGCCGTTTCCCGACTTCGAGCGGCGGAGGCGGCGGGGGTGGCGGGGGCGGGGGCGGGGGCGGCGGGACCGCCGGCGCGGGCGCGGTGACGATTCAGCAGCCGTCCAAGGCGGCGACGGTGCCGGTGTCGGTCGGGGACAGCGTCTTCGTCCAGGTGAAGCTGAGCGACACGCACGGCATCACCGGCCTGGTGCTGACCGGCACCAGCGTCCGCGGCTCCGTGAACCTCGGCACCGACACCACGGTGACGCGGTTCACCTCCCGCTCGGTGACGCTCGCCAAGCCCACCGATACGACGATCACGCGCTACCTGCGCGCGGTGCTGACCGATTCCACGTCCGAATTCGTGACCATCACGGCGACGGCCGTCGACGCGGCCAACGACACCAGCTTCGACACGTCCGTGGTGCGGGTCGTCAACGGTCCCCGGGTTTCCGTGCTGCAGCCCGCGGCAGGCGCCGTCACCGCGGTCGGCAAGTCGGTGACCGTCCAGGTCCGCGGCATCCACCCCATCGGCGTCAAGGTCCTGGGGTGGCGCGCGACCGGCGTCGTGACGCAGAACGACTCGACGATCTTCGCGCCCGTGAACGGGGCGCTGGCCGACACGGAGACGTTCACCAGCACGCTCTCGATTCCGGCCGGCACGGCGGTGGGCAACGTCGTGATCGTGCCGTTCGCGACCGACTCGCTGAACGACCCGTCCGGCGTGTCGCCGGGCGTCACGGTCGCGGTCCAGACCGTGGTGGGCGACACGGTGGCGCCACTGGTGCAAGACACGATGCCGCTGCGGGTCGAGGTGGGCGACAGCCTCACCGTGACCGCCACGGACCCGAGTGGGATCACCAAGGTCGGGTTCCTGGTCCGCGACACGGCGGGCACGATCCTGCACGGCGATTCGGTGATCTTCGCCGGCGCCAGCACCAATGTGACGCAGCGGTTCCGGCTCGGGCTGGACACCCTCACGACCTTCCCGCGCATCGTGACCGTCGAGGCGTTCGGCGTCGACGGCGCGTCGCCGGGGAATCGCGGCGGCTCCAGCTTCACCAGCACGCCCAAGAAGTCGCCCGCCGCGGACAAGGACACCCTGACCGTCGTAGCCGGCACCACGATCTCGCTGCCGCAGGGCGGGCAGTTCGGCGACGCGGTCATCGACCACAACAACGTGGGCGGGAACGGCCCGGTCCTGCTGCTGACCAACACCCTGCTCAACCAGGTGGAGGTGTTCCGCCTCAACACCAACACGTTCGCGGCGCCGATCCGGGTGGGCTCGCAGCCCGTCGGCATCGCGCTGTGGCCGCGCGACACGCTCGGTGACAACGCCGACACGGTCATCGTCGCCAACTCGGGCGGGACCAACCTGTCGGTCGTGGACCTCGTGGCCGGCTCGGAGGTGCAGCGGCACCGGCTGGCCGACTACGTCGTCCAGACGGTGAAGACCGCCCCGACGGCCGCCGGCGGCATCGAGATCCTGACCACCGACTACGACCTCGCGGACCGCCCGCAGTACCTCGGGGCGGTGTGCCGCCACCTGGCCGGCGCCGCGTGCGACACCGTGTACGCCGTGTACTCGACGGCGCCCACCCCGGCGCAGCCGGGACCGTTCACCAGCCGCGGCTACCTGGCGTCGGAGAACCTGTCCGCGCCGATCACGGCGAGGAGCGGGCACCTCTTCTACGAGACGGCCTCTCCCGGCCTGGACACGCTGCAGGTCATCGCCGTCCGCGACACCCTGCCGGGCCAGCAGATCCGGGACACGATTCTCGGCGCGGGCATCGGCGAGCTGGTCGATCTGACCACGGTCGCCTTCCAGGAATCCACCTTCGTCCGCAACTCCGGCGACTTCAACCACGCCGTGATCGGCGAGGGCGGGTTCAATCAGGGCTTCGCGCGGGCGCTGTCGCTCGACGGCCGCGCGCCCATCACCAACATCAACCTGCCCCCGTGCCCCCTGAAGAATCCCACCACCGGGGCCACGATCGGGTTCTTGAACTGCACGGCGATCGTGGATCAGGGCGTCTCGCCCGGCGTGCTGGTGCGGGACTTCCTGGTCAACCGGGCCGCCCGGGTGCTGTCCGTCGCGACCAACTTCAACGGCCGGACCAGCCTGGTGCGGGCGGATTCGATCTACGCCTTCGACTACACGCTCAAGGAAACCGGTTTGCTGCCGGTGCCGAGCGGCCAGCCGGGGATGGACTTCGATCCCAACAACGCGTTCGACGCGAACACGCGCACCTCGGGAGCGCTGAACAAGAACGACCGCCTGGTGTTCGCGGCGCGGCCGGACCCGTTCATCGACGTCTTCGACACCTACTGGTATTCGCGGGTCACCACGGTCCCGATCCGGGACACCATCATCGGGCCCATCCGGGTGGCGAATTCGGGCGGCGTGCTGGTGCTGGTGGGCGTCACCACGCGCGGACTGGTCGTCGTGCGCCTGCCGAACTTCGTCAACCCGTACCCGGTGCGGCAGCAGCCGGGGGTGGCCCTGCCGCCGGTGCGCGTGATCAACACGCTGCCCCCGCGGTCGAGAGGCCGGCCGTAGCGCCGCGCCCCGCTTCGACGATCGAAGGAACGCCAGAGCCCGGCCGAGCGGTCGGGCTCGCGTTCTCTCGGGAGGGCGGCCCGTGACCGCGATCCGGTTCACTACCGCGGGAGAGTCGCACGGGCGCGCCGTCCTGGCCGTCGTCGAGGGCGTGCCGGCCGGCCTGCCGCTCCTGGCCGCCGACGTGGACGCCGAGCTCGCGCGGCGGATGCGCGGCTACGGCCGCGGCGCGAGGATGAAGATCGAGGCGGACCGGGTGCAGATCCTGGCCGGGGTGCGGGCCGGGGCGACCCTCGGCTCGCCGATCGCGCTGCTGGTCGAGAACCGGGACTTCGAGCACTGGCGGGACGTGATGGCGCCCGAGCCGTCGGCCGAACCGCCGCGGCGCCAGCTCACCCGACCCCGGCCCGGGCACGCCGACCTCGCCGGCGTGCTGAAGTACGACCGCGCCGACGCGCGCGACATCCTGGAGCGCGCATCGGCGCGGGAGACGGTGGCGCGCGTCGCGGCGGGCGCCGTGTGCCGCCGGCTGCTCGCGGAGCTCGGGGTCGAGATCGGCAGCCACGTGGTCGCCCTGGGCGGCGTCGTGGCCGCGCTACCAGGCCCGCTCCCCGCCCCGCTGGATCCGGTCGCCGACCGCTCTCCCGTGCGCTGCCTCGATCCCAAAGCCGAGCAGGCGATGGTCGCCCGGATCGACGCCGCCGCGGACGCCGGCGACACGCTGGGCGGCGTGGTGGAGGTGGTGGTCCGCGGGCTCGTGGTGGGGCTCGGAAGCCATGTGGCGTGGGACCGCCGCCTCGACGGCCGGCTGGCGGCCGCCCTGATGTCCATCCAGGCGGTGAAGGGCGTCGAGGCGGGCCTCGGCTTCGCCCTCGGCGCGCTGCCCGGGTCCCAGGCTCACGACGAGATCCTCCGCGCCGACGGCCCCGCCGCGGCCCCGAGCGGCGGCTTCGCGCGGCGCACCAATCGCGCCGGCGGTCTCGAGGGCGGGATGACGACCGGCGAGCCGCTGGTCCTGCGGGCCGCGATGAAGCCCATCTCGACGCTGATGCGCCCGCTCCAGTCGGTGGACCTGCGCAGCGGCCGGCCGGCCCCGGCGCAGAGCGAGCGCTCCGACGTCACCGCGGTTCCCGCGCTGGGCGTCATCGCGGAGGCGGCGGTGGCGCTCGTCCTCGCCGATGCCTACGTGGAGAAGTTCGGCGGCGACGCGCTCGCCGAGCTGCGTCGCAATCTCGACGGCTACCTCGCGCAGCTCGCGCGGCGTCGCGCCGGCTGGGAGCCGGTTGACTAGACGTCACGTCATCCTGGTCGGGTTGCCCGGAGCCGGGAAGACGACCGTCGGCCGGCTGGTCGCCGCGGCGCTCGGCGCGCCGTTCGTGGATCTCGACGAGGCGATCGAGCAGCGCGCGGGGAAATCCGTCGCCCGGGTGTTCGCGGAGGACGGCGAGGCCGCCTTTCGCGCGCTCGAGGCCGAGCTGGGCGGCGCCGCGCTCGCCGGCGCGCCCGCGGTGGTGGCGCCCGGCGCCGGGTTCTTCGCGCACGACGTTACGCGCGCGATGACCCGGGGGTCTGGACTGGTGGTTTACCTTGAGACCGGGCCGGAGGAGGCGGCGGCGAGACTCGGTGGGGCCGCGGGACGGCCGCTGCTCGCCGGGGGCGAGACCGGCGCGCGCATCGCGGCGCTGCTCGACGCCCGGAGTCCGAGCTACCGCCGCGCCGATCGCACCGTGGCCACCGGGGGACGCAGCCCGGACGAGGTGGCCGCCGCCGTGGTCTCGCTTGCCCGCGACCTCGCCGGCTGGTAGACTCCGCGCCCCGACGTGGCGCCGTGGGCCCGGCAGCGCCGCGGACCGCGCCGGAACCCGGCCGCGGGCCCGATGGTAGTGCCGGAGACGGATGGATGACGCGCCGGTGACGTGAGCCGGCAACGTGAGGACGATGGCCGCCAACAGCAAGCTCGTGGTCGTCGAGTCGCCCGCCAAGGCGAAGACGATCGGCAAGTATCTCGGCAAGGGCTACACGGTGAAGGCCACCGTGGGGCACATCCGGGATCTGCCCGAGCGCGAGCTGGGCGTCGACGTCGAGCACGACTTCAAGCCCACGTTCGTCACGGTCAAGGGCAAGGCCAAGGCCATCCAGGAGCTGAAGAAGGCCGCCAAGGAGGTCTCGCAGGTCCTGATCGCGACCGACCCCGACCGCGAAGGCGAGGCCATCGCCTGGCACGTGCGCCAGCAGCTCGGCGCCGACCGCGTGCGCCGCGTGCTGTTCCACGAGATCACCAAGGACGCCATCCAGCGCGCCATCACCAACACCATCAAGATCGACGAGAAGAAGGTCGAGGCGCAGCTGGCACGGCGCATCCTCGACCGGCTGGTCGGCTTCAAGGTGAGCCCGCTGCTGTGGAAGGCGCTCAAGACCGGGCTGTCGGCGGGCCGGGTGCAGACCGTCGCCCTGCGGCTGATCGTGGAGCGCGAGCAGGAGATCGCGAAGTTCGTCGCGCAGGAATACTGGAGCATCACCGCGCAGTGCGAGAAGGACGGCCAGGCATTCGACGCCGAGCTGCACAAGCTCGACGGCAAGAAGCCCGAGATCCACACCGAGGCCGAGGCCCAGACCGTCGTCGCCGCGGTGCGCGATGCCGCGTTCGTCGTCACCGACGTCAAGCGCAAGGAGCGCCGCAAGCGGCCGCCCGCCCCGTTCACCACCAGC belongs to Gemmatimonadales bacterium and includes:
- the pilO gene encoding type 4a pilus biogenesis protein PilO, which codes for MALIPQDRRGQTLLLVTVVALVVGYFGWSGLSLAGLRGIGPMGVRRDSLQTELDSLIAQVDRAKRDVAQGALTEMERRLGEFQTSLNLMRQLVPTSSEVPNLLDDIASRAKMRGATFAGFTPQTVESGSPFDIQRYRLSATGQYDQVSEFLTDIASLPRIIVPYDVHFQRVQGPVADTSKTQALLQATFAVRTYVKPLAAGDSTGAPPPAPRGGDD
- the pilM gene encoding type IV pilus assembly protein PilM, which gives rise to MGLDIGSGLIKLVVIEHGKAQPELVKVAITPVLADAIVEGEVMDPGIVADAVRGLFVTAAIKQKAVVTAVGGRDVIVKKIQMDRMKESDAREVIRWEAEQHVPFDMENVELDFQILDPEGEGLQMNVLLVAAKRELVENKVSLLTDAGLTPDIIDVDAFALHNAFELNYPDEQAGMVGLLNIGHEVTNINILEDGVPILTRDLAIGTRRFREDLQRERGMGAEEADALLQARDRNPAVDPYVETRGEEMAVGIERAAAFLQTASRSGVAMGRIYMSGGGARIPGLGEVLADRLRVPVEKADPIKNVTVREGVFDTLPVEEVGPLLMLPVGLALRAA
- a CDS encoding PilN domain-containing protein — protein: MIAINLLPGAKRKRAKGGGIALPNVGAMLAAVKDPWLVAAIAAWVVVGGLGTPLYLRRQSQVRALEPRLQTAKRDSVTYAGILNRRHRMEQTRDSLLAEMQYIRDIDRDRYVWPHILDAVAKALPDYTWLDDLSGRTAEGDTAVGGGASFTVQGKTAGEAQAVTRFMRNLEESPFVEGVTLVSSAMVTEQGRDVTSFTLNAHYQMPSPSILAMEPLAASIVQGVRSGGGTRR
- a CDS encoding sigma-54 dependent transcriptional regulator, encoding MKLLIVDDEPGLRQSLRLLLSEEGFEVADEADGERGLSRALAESFDAVLCDVRMPALDGLEFLRRYRAAGGAALVIMMSAYGSEDAAIAAMKEGAYDYIPKPFRADEVILVLRKAEERERLRREVESLRSALGPSAASPGIVAASDAMQAALDVVAKVAPHTTTVLITGPSGTGKEVLARELHRLSPRAERSFVAVNCAAIPEALLESELFGHVRGAFTGAVGDHRGLFEEASGGTLFLDEIGDLPTGLQAKLLRVLQDGQIRRVGDRAERRVDVRVVTATARDLEADVADGRFREDLYYRLNVVAIRLPPLSERPEDVPPLIDNLLARHCGRLGRSAPEIEPDALRTLLDYSWPGNVRELSNALERALVIARGGVIRRADLPPAVVGGEPRRPAGRPAVASDLSLRARQGQLQGEVIREALRRCDGNRRKAAALLGVSVRTLFYKLKELGITEG
- a CDS encoding secretin N-terminal domain-containing protein, whose translation is MKRALIIACVGLALGAAAASRLAAVPATPPPHAGPGDVTAVSVLPSPGRAEVAIDVQGVVHVSDFVLREPARLVLDLVGAHLVAPTIQYDGVARGGIRDVRYSQFRSDVVRVVVELDQARDYQVRQDSAGVHVTFAASQAFAAWSSDGARNAAAALPAAIPAHAPAAPAAVAPAPAATADVENAVLRSQLRSPSQQPRISVTFDRASIQEVIANFATFSGRSIIAGKDISGTVTAEIKDQPWDLAFNAVLAGQGLAATELPGGIIRVDSRANLAAQDSLEGTATTIVHVNYARASVLAPSVAPMLSRRGKVAPDTTTNSLIVTDIASQIDTIAAFIRALDQRTPQVAIQAKIIFVDRTELEEIGMRYDLGTSSQFFNTLIARPNPQDTTGNTPYDPTRTPLVVNIGGNAVAAVANASAQFEQNPALRLVYSTVIGNFALSSFLEALQSVQLSDIQAEPQVTVADNRQADLFVGERTPIRQIDVASAGATATGGAVARATTQLQPTGIRLTVTPHVVAGTREVLMELHAENSSLQASTIAEAGFVFASQEGTTQLLVRDGETAVIGGLTVTNITVANQGIPFLVDLPVLGRLFGFRTSQEERRDLLILVTPHIIDDLGSGAPDNR